One window of the Lactococcus lactis genome contains the following:
- the argB gene encoding acetylglutamate kinase, with product MRDSQNTAQTLTESLKYFLKYRDQTVVIKYGGNAMIDEKVKESILKDILLLKTVGIKVVLVHGGGPAIGELLEKYEQKSQFVQGLRVTDKKTAQLALTALAGKVNKSLVQDIIRLGGNAIGVSGIDGKLIEAKPISEDLGYVGEITAIHPEIIERINQTDAVPVIASAGIGLDGEIYNVNADTAASRIAGALSAEQFILLSDVRGLYGNFPDEESFIDEINLTNLEKLVKEKKITDGMIPKIEAIKYAMFEGLGQAVLLDGRVPHALLLELFTDKGQGTMINH from the coding sequence ATGAGAGATTCACAAAACACAGCTCAAACTTTGACCGAAAGTCTCAAATATTTTCTGAAATATCGTGACCAAACGGTTGTCATTAAATATGGTGGGAATGCGATGATTGATGAAAAAGTGAAAGAAAGTATTCTAAAAGATATTTTATTACTTAAAACGGTGGGAATTAAAGTAGTTTTGGTTCATGGCGGTGGACCTGCGATTGGAGAATTACTTGAAAAATATGAGCAAAAAAGCCAATTTGTTCAAGGTTTGCGCGTGACAGATAAGAAAACAGCTCAATTAGCACTGACAGCTTTAGCTGGAAAAGTAAATAAAAGTTTGGTTCAAGATATCATTCGTTTAGGTGGCAATGCGATTGGCGTTTCAGGAATTGATGGTAAATTGATAGAAGCCAAACCTATTTCTGAAGATTTAGGCTATGTTGGAGAAATTACAGCGATTCATCCGGAAATCATTGAGCGTATCAATCAAACGGATGCTGTTCCCGTCATTGCTTCGGCCGGCATTGGTCTTGATGGTGAAATTTATAATGTTAATGCTGATACCGCAGCCAGTCGAATTGCCGGTGCATTGAGTGCTGAACAATTTATTTTATTAAGCGATGTTCGTGGCTTATATGGCAATTTTCCTGACGAGGAGTCATTTATTGATGAAATCAATCTGACCAATCTAGAAAAGTTAGTCAAAGAGAAAAAAATTACTGACGGAATGATTCCAAAGATTGAAGCCATTAAATATGCCATGTTTGAAGGATTGGGTCAGGCTGTTTTATTAGACGGTCGTGTTCCTCACGCCTTGTTATTGGAATTATTTACTGACAAAGGGCAAGGGACAATGATAAATCATTGA
- a CDS encoding acetylornithine transaminase, whose protein sequence is MTNLFENYGRLPFSLIKGENQYLFDDRGNKYLDFTSGIGVMNLGYSFEKGKVAVKAQLDSLSHLSNLYQNPLQEDVAEKLSQNHSYKAFFCNSGTEANEAALKLTHLIKKDQKILAFTDGFHGRTFGAMSATMQEKIQAGFSPLLPNFVASPFNDVVALEQILEKEKIGAIIFEIIQGEGGVLPISPDFVEALKTCQQKGILLIIDEVQTGIGRTGKLFAFEHFDFEPDIFTSAKALANGIPTGAMLAKNKYASYFSAGKHGSTFGGNPLAMASANEVLKEIDSEFLEKVTVKGIFFLKLLTEKLSVKATVKSIRGLGLMIGIQLTDEKKVPEVLALLRENGLLALSAGHDVIRLLPPLVMTKEELQKGAELLEKIL, encoded by the coding sequence ATGACAAATTTATTTGAAAATTATGGTCGCCTACCGTTTAGCTTAATCAAAGGAGAAAATCAATATTTATTTGATGACAGGGGAAATAAGTATTTAGATTTCACAAGTGGGATTGGGGTCATGAATTTAGGATATAGTTTTGAAAAGGGAAAAGTGGCGGTGAAAGCTCAATTAGACAGCCTGTCTCATCTTTCAAATCTTTATCAAAATCCTTTGCAAGAAGATGTGGCTGAAAAGTTAAGTCAAAATCATTCTTATAAAGCTTTTTTTTGTAATTCTGGGACTGAAGCTAATGAAGCAGCTTTAAAATTAACTCATCTCATCAAAAAAGATCAGAAAATTTTGGCGTTTACAGATGGCTTTCATGGTCGTACTTTTGGTGCTATGAGTGCTACCATGCAAGAAAAAATCCAAGCAGGATTTTCGCCTTTATTACCAAATTTTGTGGCTAGTCCTTTTAATGATGTGGTAGCACTTGAGCAAATTCTTGAAAAAGAAAAAATTGGCGCGATTATTTTTGAAATTATTCAGGGTGAGGGTGGCGTTTTACCAATTTCTCCAGATTTTGTTGAAGCTCTAAAAACTTGTCAGCAAAAAGGAATTTTACTGATTATTGATGAAGTTCAAACTGGAATTGGTCGAACTGGAAAATTATTTGCTTTTGAACATTTTGATTTTGAGCCGGATATTTTTACTTCGGCAAAAGCATTGGCGAATGGGATTCCTACAGGTGCGATGCTCGCTAAGAATAAATATGCCAGTTATTTTTCAGCAGGAAAGCATGGCTCAACATTTGGTGGGAATCCTTTAGCCATGGCTTCGGCTAATGAAGTTTTAAAAGAAATTGACAGTGAGTTTTTAGAAAAAGTGACTGTCAAAGGCATTTTTTTCTTAAAATTACTGACAGAAAAGCTGTCAGTAAAAGCGACGGTTAAGTCCATCAGAGGTTTGGGATTGATGATTGGAATTCAATTAACTGACGAGAAAAAAGTTCCAGAAGTTCTTGCTTTACTGCGTGAAAATGGTCTCTTAGCCTTGTCAGCTGGTCATGATGTCATTCGCTTACTCCCACCGCTTGTCATGACGAAAGAAGAACTGCAAAAAGGAGCAGAACTATTGGAGAAAATTTTATGA
- the argJ gene encoding bifunctional glutamate N-acetyltransferase/amino-acid acetyltransferase ArgJ, with translation MKEIKGTIASPKGFLADAVHAQLKYKNLDLGLILSQVPAAIAGVFTTNKVCAAPVLIDRQIVKKGQARAIICNSAVANAVTGEQGYANALKTQKLLAEKFELKAEEVAVCSTGVIGVQLPMEKIATGISKLSKNEGTAAYFAKAILTTDTQTKTINFEAEIGGQIVNMAGVCKGSGMIHPNMATMLAFITTDAKIAQALLQKTLSEIIETTFNQITVDGDTSTNDTVLLMANGQAKNNEILEGSSDYLLFKEMLAKVCQSLAKQIAADGEGATKLIEVTVKGAPNDLTARFIAKKIVGSSLVKTAIFGAHPNWGRIISSIGQVANFEVSDIELKLQDELVLYHSTPVDFDAAFLSEKLKEDKIEIIADLNAGSGLGQAWGCDLTYKYVEINALYTS, from the coding sequence ATGAAAGAAATAAAAGGGACAATTGCAAGTCCAAAGGGATTTTTGGCAGATGCTGTTCATGCACAATTAAAATATAAAAACTTAGATTTAGGGTTAATACTAAGTCAAGTTCCAGCTGCGATTGCTGGCGTTTTTACAACCAATAAGGTTTGTGCAGCGCCAGTATTGATTGACCGTCAAATTGTCAAAAAAGGACAAGCACGGGCCATTATTTGTAATTCGGCGGTTGCCAATGCAGTAACAGGCGAGCAGGGTTATGCAAATGCTTTGAAAACACAAAAATTGCTTGCTGAAAAATTTGAACTCAAAGCTGAGGAAGTGGCGGTTTGCTCAACAGGGGTCATTGGAGTACAGCTTCCGATGGAAAAAATTGCCACAGGGATTTCAAAGTTATCCAAAAATGAAGGGACAGCAGCATATTTTGCCAAAGCCATTTTAACAACAGATACCCAAACTAAAACAATTAACTTTGAAGCTGAAATTGGGGGTCAAATCGTGAATATGGCCGGGGTTTGTAAGGGATCGGGGATGATTCATCCAAATATGGCAACCATGCTTGCTTTTATTACGACGGATGCAAAAATTGCTCAAGCTTTACTACAAAAAACATTATCAGAAATTATTGAAACGACATTTAATCAGATTACAGTGGATGGAGATACTTCAACGAATGATACTGTTTTGTTGATGGCAAATGGCCAAGCTAAAAATAATGAAATTTTAGAAGGAAGTTCAGACTATCTTTTGTTTAAAGAAATGCTGGCAAAGGTTTGTCAGTCCTTAGCCAAACAAATCGCCGCTGATGGTGAAGGTGCAACTAAACTGATTGAAGTGACCGTCAAAGGAGCGCCAAATGATTTAACAGCGCGATTTATTGCCAAAAAAATTGTGGGTTCAAGTTTAGTTAAAACGGCAATTTTTGGTGCACACCCTAACTGGGGGCGGATTATTTCGTCAATTGGTCAGGTGGCTAATTTTGAAGTTTCTGATATTGAATTAAAACTTCAAGATGAACTTGTGCTTTATCATTCAACACCAGTTGACTTTGATGCAGCTTTTCTTTCTGAGAAATTAAAAGAAGATAAAATTGAAATTATTGCTGACTTGAATGCTGGAAGTGGCTTGGGTCAGGCTTGGGGCTGTGATTTGACTTATAAATATGTCGAAATTAATGCTTTATATACAAGTTAA
- the argC gene encoding N-acetyl-gamma-glutamyl-phosphate reductase, which produces MKKVAIVGIRGYSGLELFRIFYYHPEVEVTKIYATSHYGEKLSECFPQLEGLTDLTISEFNEEEIMAECDAVFFATSAGVSQKLALTFIDNNFPVIDLSGDFRLADLEIYNKWYKNTNLKNEYLLSAQYNLADIGQAKANYIANPGCYATATLLALYPLVKNKMIDLDSIIVDAKSGLSGAGKGLSDASHFVNVVDNMSMYKINSHQHIPEIAQQLKIWNSNFQALQFSTSLIPVSRGIFVSSYAKVAADFDFETIKNAYEQVYATKNFVRIRRQMPQLSDVIGTNFCDIGLAYNPVTNVLSVVSVIDNLMKGAAGQAVQNFNQLFGYDESLGLKFMPSL; this is translated from the coding sequence ATGAAAAAAGTAGCAATTGTCGGAATTAGAGGTTATAGCGGCTTAGAACTGTTCCGAATTTTCTATTATCATCCAGAAGTAGAAGTAACAAAAATATATGCAACAAGTCATTATGGAGAAAAATTATCAGAGTGCTTTCCGCAACTTGAAGGCTTGACTGACTTGACTATCAGTGAATTTAATGAAGAAGAAATTATGGCAGAATGTGATGCGGTTTTCTTTGCAACCTCAGCGGGTGTTAGTCAAAAATTAGCTTTAACTTTTATTGATAATAATTTTCCTGTCATTGATTTATCAGGAGATTTTCGATTAGCTGATTTAGAAATATACAATAAATGGTATAAAAATACAAATTTAAAAAATGAATATTTATTAAGCGCTCAATATAATCTGGCAGACATTGGTCAAGCAAAAGCTAACTATATAGCGAATCCAGGTTGCTATGCAACAGCCACACTACTTGCACTTTATCCGTTAGTTAAAAATAAGATGATTGATTTAGACTCAATCATTGTGGATGCCAAGTCAGGACTTTCGGGAGCCGGAAAAGGTCTGTCTGACGCGAGTCATTTTGTGAATGTTGTCGATAATATGTCCATGTATAAAATCAATAGTCATCAACATATTCCAGAAATTGCTCAACAATTGAAGATTTGGAATTCAAATTTTCAAGCCTTGCAATTTTCAACTTCTTTAATTCCTGTGAGTCGAGGGATTTTTGTTAGTAGCTATGCAAAAGTTGCAGCTGATTTTGATTTTGAAACGATAAAAAATGCTTATGAACAGGTCTATGCGACAAAAAACTTTGTCAGAATTCGACGACAAATGCCCCAACTCTCAGATGTGATTGGGACCAATTTTTGCGATATTGGATTAGCTTATAATCCAGTGACAAATGTTTTGTCAGTTGTTTCGGTGATTGACAATCTTATGAAAGGGGCTGCCGGACAAGCAGTACAAAATTTTAATCAGTTATTTGGCTACGATGAAAGTTTAGGCTTGAAATTTATGCCAAGTCTTTAG
- a CDS encoding NAD(P)-dependent oxidoreductase, with protein MKKIAVIAASGKAGSLIAQKAFGRGHEVTAIVRNKARLKVEVTTILEKDIFELTSEDLAGFDAIVLAHRAPAGHEEDYSKVAHVMIKLLENIDSRLIVVGGASSLYLDESHEKRLLDVTPTDLPYYPTLLEMAKASLIYEASKLNVTFFSPAEFFDPEGAQTNNYTITGDVLEHNKAGKSRISYADYAEAVLNMIEDGSHQHEHIGIYEN; from the coding sequence ATGAAAAAAATCGCTGTAATTGCTGCTTCTGGTAAGGCAGGAAGTTTAATCGCTCAAAAAGCATTTGGGCGCGGTCATGAAGTGACTGCCATTGTTAGAAATAAAGCACGATTAAAAGTTGAAGTGACTACTATTCTTGAAAAAGATATTTTTGAATTAACTTCTGAAGACTTAGCAGGATTCGATGCAATCGTTTTAGCGCATCGGGCACCGGCAGGTCATGAGGAAGATTATTCAAAAGTAGCCCATGTGATGATAAAACTTCTTGAAAATATAGATAGTCGTTTAATTGTTGTTGGGGGAGCAAGCTCTCTCTATCTTGATGAAAGTCACGAAAAACGCTTGCTTGATGTGACACCAACAGATTTACCTTACTATCCAACTCTTTTAGAGATGGCAAAAGCAAGCTTGATTTATGAAGCTTCAAAACTTAATGTGACCTTCTTCTCTCCTGCAGAATTTTTTGACCCAGAAGGAGCACAAACAAATAATTATACAATTACCGGCGATGTTTTAGAACATAATAAAGCGGGTAAAAGTCGAATTTCATATGCTGATTACGCCGAGGCTGTGCTTAATATGATTGAGGATGGAAGCCATCAACATGAGCATATCGGAATTTATGAAAACTAA
- a CDS encoding QueT transporter family protein codes for MKKSKTYDIVTIAIVAALYVILTMTPGLSAISYGPIQFRVSEMLNFTAFFNKKYIIAVTIGCMISNFLSFTWVDVIVGGLSTLVFLSLGVLLFDRFKKDYFWNGQLNKAFFFFAIFFSISMFTIALELKFVAGTPFLLTWGTLALGEFASLFIGAFVMDKLGKRVDLSR; via the coding sequence TTGAAAAAATCAAAAACTTATGATATTGTTACAATCGCAATTGTTGCGGCCCTGTATGTTATTCTAACGATGACACCAGGTTTGAGCGCAATTTCTTACGGACCTATTCAATTTCGAGTGTCAGAAATGTTGAATTTTACAGCCTTCTTCAATAAAAAATATATTATTGCGGTGACAATTGGTTGTATGATTTCAAACTTTTTATCTTTCACTTGGGTAGATGTGATTGTCGGTGGTTTGTCAACTTTAGTATTCTTAAGTCTTGGTGTCCTTTTGTTTGACCGCTTTAAAAAAGATTATTTTTGGAATGGTCAGTTAAATAAAGCATTTTTCTTTTTTGCAATTTTCTTTTCGATAAGTATGTTCACCATTGCTCTTGAATTAAAATTTGTCGCAGGAACACCATTTTTGCTGACCTGGGGGACATTAGCTCTAGGTGAATTTGCCAGCTTATTTATCGGGGCATTTGTCATGGATAAATTAGGTAAAAGAGTTGATTTGAGTCGTTAA
- a CDS encoding 3-oxoacyl-ACP reductase, protein MKFSGKKVLITGAASGIGLAQTKVFLAKGAEVVAVDLQEFTDESVINSKNLSVKILDVSDAQSVEKLADEVGSIDVLLNTAGVLDAYKTLEETDFAEWQRILSTNLNSMYLMISAFLPKMKAQKSGVIINMASVAGLVAGGGGVAYTASKHAIVGLTKQLALDEAQHGIQVAAIAPGAINTPMNAADFTENNGQMAQWVADETPAKRWASPREVADLTLFLASPQASYMSGAIVPIDGGWTIK, encoded by the coding sequence ATGAAATTTTCTGGGAAAAAAGTGCTAATTACAGGTGCTGCCAGTGGTATTGGCTTGGCTCAAACAAAAGTATTTTTAGCCAAAGGCGCAGAGGTTGTTGCTGTGGACTTACAAGAATTTACTGACGAATCTGTCATTAATTCAAAAAATCTGTCAGTAAAAATTCTTGATGTTTCCGATGCTCAATCAGTTGAAAAATTGGCTGACGAAGTGGGAAGTATTGATGTTTTACTCAATACAGCGGGCGTTTTGGATGCTTATAAAACTTTGGAAGAAACTGACTTTGCAGAATGGCAACGAATTTTATCAACGAATCTCAATTCGATGTATTTGATGATTTCAGCATTCTTGCCAAAAATGAAAGCTCAAAAATCAGGCGTAATTATCAATATGGCTTCGGTTGCTGGCTTGGTTGCCGGTGGTGGTGGCGTCGCTTATACGGCCAGTAAACATGCCATTGTTGGGTTGACAAAACAGTTAGCTTTGGATGAAGCGCAACACGGGATTCAAGTAGCAGCCATCGCTCCAGGTGCCATCAATACACCGATGAATGCGGCTGATTTCACTGAAAATAATGGTCAGATGGCTCAATGGGTAGCTGATGAGACACCAGCTAAACGATGGGCTAGTCCTCGCGAAGTGGCTGATTTGACCCTCTTTTTAGCAAGTCCACAAGCCTCTTATATGTCAGGAGCAATTGTCCCGATTGATGGTGGCTGGACAATCAAATAA
- a CDS encoding DUF2829 domain-containing protein produces the protein MTFEEALALLKAGKKVVRTQGWSGAENYVKLYDSIVLESGEKLEVTPYFLINVSGEGEGFSMWAPTPCDVLADDWALVE, from the coding sequence ATGACTTTTGAAGAAGCATTAGCTTTACTTAAAGCTGGGAAAAAAGTAGTCAGAACACAAGGCTGGTCTGGTGCCGAAAATTATGTTAAACTCTATGATTCGATTGTTTTAGAATCTGGTGAGAAGTTGGAAGTTACCCCTTATTTCTTGATTAATGTCTCGGGAGAGGGTGAAGGTTTTTCAATGTGGGCCCCAACGCCTTGCGATGTTTTGGCTGATGATTGGGCCTTGGTTGAATAG
- a CDS encoding exodeoxyribonuclease III, which yields MNYKFISWNIDSLNAALTGTSERAALSLAVVKNLAQAQPDVLAIQETKLPSTGPKKAHLEVLEELFKGYKIVWRSSVEPARKGYSGTMILYKETLPEPAITFPEIDAPEPMDAEGRIITLEFPDFFVTTVYTPNAQEGLTRLDLRGIWDDNYRDYLTSLDAQKPVFACGDFNAAYTEIDLANPRGNHNSAGFTDQEREKFGQLLEAGFTDTFRQLHGQVEKFYEEGRSIYTWFAQRAKTSKLNNSGWRIDYWLVSNRLAQAVKVSEPLDSGERLDHVPILLEFEL from the coding sequence ATGAACTATAAATTTATCTCATGGAATATTGACTCACTCAATGCTGCATTGACTGGAACCTCAGAACGTGCTGCCCTTTCTCTTGCTGTTGTTAAAAATCTTGCCCAAGCACAACCAGACGTTTTAGCCATTCAAGAAACCAAACTTCCTTCTACTGGACCTAAAAAAGCTCATTTGGAAGTTTTGGAAGAACTGTTTAAAGGTTATAAAATCGTCTGGCGTTCATCAGTAGAACCCGCTCGTAAAGGATATTCTGGAACAATGATTCTTTATAAAGAAACTCTACCAGAACCAGCTATCACTTTTCCTGAAATTGATGCTCCTGAACCTATGGATGCCGAAGGTCGAATCATCACCCTTGAATTTCCTGACTTCTTTGTCACTACGGTTTATACACCAAATGCGCAAGAAGGTCTGACACGACTTGATTTACGTGGAATTTGGGATGATAACTATCGTGACTATCTCACAAGCCTTGATGCTCAAAAACCAGTCTTTGCTTGTGGAGATTTCAATGCAGCCTATACAGAAATCGACTTAGCCAATCCCCGTGGTAATCACAACTCAGCTGGATTTACTGATCAAGAACGTGAAAAATTTGGTCAACTTTTAGAGGCTGGATTTACTGATACATTTCGTCAACTCCATGGTCAAGTTGAGAAATTTTATGAAGAAGGACGTAGTATTTATACTTGGTTTGCCCAACGTGCAAAAACTTCAAAACTAAATAATTCAGGTTGGAGAATTGACTACTGGCTGGTTTCCAATCGTCTTGCCCAAGCAGTTAAAGTTTCTGAACCCCTTGATTCTGGTGAACGTTTAGACCACGTCCCCATTCTCTTAGAATTTGAACTCTAA
- a CDS encoding GNAT family N-acetyltransferase yields MFMVNKNLVLAEHQTLETERLILRKLQLEDAQEMFNYASNPEVARFTSFEPHDSIETTKATIAKFFLPNSLYHWGIVEKTSGQLIGEIFLNPINEKTVELGWILNQDHWGKGIMPEAAECLLALSFDKLEVKVIQAKHFTENAKSGRVMEKLGMKHLGKVYSYFPKFENPLLTDYWAITRDEYDLLH; encoded by the coding sequence ATGTTTATGGTTAATAAAAATTTAGTTTTAGCAGAGCATCAGACCTTAGAAACTGAACGCTTGATACTTAGAAAATTACAACTTGAGGATGCCCAAGAAATGTTTAACTATGCTTCTAATCCTGAAGTTGCTCGTTTTACTAGCTTTGAACCACATGATTCCATAGAAACAACTAAAGCCACAATTGCCAAGTTTTTTCTGCCTAACAGCCTCTATCATTGGGGGATTGTTGAAAAAACTTCAGGTCAGCTCATTGGTGAAATTTTTCTTAATCCTATCAATGAAAAAACAGTCGAACTGGGTTGGATTTTAAATCAAGACCATTGGGGAAAAGGGATTATGCCAGAAGCTGCTGAATGTCTTTTGGCGCTTTCTTTCGATAAATTAGAAGTTAAAGTTATTCAAGCTAAACATTTTACAGAAAATGCAAAGTCTGGACGGGTCATGGAGAAGTTAGGAATGAAACACTTAGGAAAGGTTTATTCTTACTTTCCTAAGTTTGAAAATCCTCTTCTTACAGACTATTGGGCAATTACTAGAGATGAGTATGACTTACTTCATTGA
- a CDS encoding DeoR/GlpR family DNA-binding transcription regulator, translating into MSRSDEIIRIVSDYKKIEVNQLSQLLNVSNVTIRKDLDKLEEKGIINRQHGFALINNTDDINFRLAKNYDLKRKIAVKAAENILDGDTVMIESGSTCALLAEELAFNRKNVTIITNSVFIANYIRKSDSVKVILLGGEYQNNSQVNVGPLIKKVVDEFYVDKLFIGIDGFDPVRGFRSNDLARSEAIHVMAAAAKEVIILTDASKFNQNGTVTCFSFPEISQVFTDKSINAESQKILDLKKIKVTTI; encoded by the coding sequence ATGTCCCGTTCTGACGAAATCATTCGCATTGTGAGTGATTATAAAAAAATTGAAGTCAATCAACTTTCACAACTCCTTAATGTTTCAAACGTAACGATTAGAAAAGACCTTGATAAACTTGAAGAGAAAGGAATTATTAATCGCCAGCACGGTTTTGCTTTGATTAATAATACAGATGATATCAATTTTCGTTTAGCTAAAAACTATGATTTAAAGCGAAAAATTGCTGTCAAAGCTGCTGAAAATATTCTTGATGGGGATACAGTAATGATTGAATCTGGTTCTACTTGCGCTTTGCTTGCCGAAGAGTTAGCCTTTAATCGAAAAAATGTCACTATCATCACTAACTCTGTTTTTATTGCCAATTATATTCGTAAATCCGACTCGGTAAAGGTAATTTTATTAGGAGGAGAATATCAAAATAATTCACAGGTCAACGTTGGACCCCTGATAAAAAAGGTGGTTGATGAATTTTACGTTGATAAATTATTTATCGGTATTGATGGTTTTGACCCCGTCCGCGGTTTTAGAAGTAATGATCTCGCTCGTAGTGAAGCCATTCATGTCATGGCTGCTGCGGCTAAGGAAGTGATTATTTTAACTGATGCTTCTAAATTCAACCAAAATGGAACTGTCACCTGTTTTTCATTCCCTGAAATTTCCCAAGTTTTTACTGACAAGTCAATCAATGCAGAAAGTCAAAAAATTCTCGATTTGAAAAAAATAAAGGTTACTACTATCTAA
- a CDS encoding arsenate reductase family protein yields MYDFYWYPKCSTCRKAKAKLDELGIDYQAIDLKETPPSQKNFEKWFKEADFPIKKFFNTSGLVYRDLNLKDKLATLSEKEMAELLSSNGMLIKRPLLVKNGQVQQIGFKESSYEKI; encoded by the coding sequence ATGTACGATTTTTATTGGTATCCAAAGTGTTCAACTTGTAGAAAAGCTAAAGCAAAGTTAGATGAACTTGGAATAGATTATCAAGCGATTGATTTGAAGGAAACACCACCGAGTCAAAAAAACTTTGAGAAATGGTTTAAAGAAGCAGATTTTCCCATCAAAAAGTTTTTCAATACAAGTGGTTTAGTTTATCGTGACTTAAATCTTAAAGATAAGTTAGCAACATTATCTGAAAAAGAAATGGCAGAACTTCTTTCGTCAAATGGAATGCTTATCAAACGTCCATTACTAGTGAAAAATGGTCAAGTTCAACAGATTGGTTTTAAAGAATCATCTTATGAAAAAATATAA
- a CDS encoding metal-sensitive transcriptional regulator, whose protein sequence is MKKYDKKMENRLKRATGQLAGILKMMESGEECIDVVTQLTAVRSSLDSLIGLIVAENLKELLLDKEVTDKEEKLEQAIKLIIKK, encoded by the coding sequence ATGAAAAAATATGACAAAAAAATGGAAAATCGCTTGAAACGAGCGACAGGACAACTCGCAGGAATACTTAAGATGATGGAATCTGGAGAGGAATGTATTGATGTTGTGACTCAATTAACTGCTGTTCGCTCTAGCTTAGATAGCCTGATTGGTCTAATCGTAGCTGAGAATCTCAAAGAACTTTTACTGGATAAAGAAGTGACTGACAAGGAAGAAAAACTCGAACAAGCTATAAAATTAATCATTAAAAAATAG